A single region of the Halobacterium wangiae genome encodes:
- a CDS encoding DNA-directed DNA polymerase, which yields MSNTDLSQFMHEGGESDEQSPDEDVVHAEAEVVAGDADPVVTEIVNAEADALPDADGDVELMVTQVDYTVEGSGDRQRPVVHVFGRTDDDEAEHVRVHGFRPYFYAPTANLTADDLTDDVITGSEDGYESIRGEELTKIYGRTPRDVGNVRDRFDHYEADILFPNRLLIDKDITSGVRVPERRADDGALYVHHDEIVACDVDASLRVNTFDIEVDDRSGFPEDGEEPVVCLASHDSFRDEYIVWLFEAPDATTDSPDDLADHDLLDEDAAADVRVFDTEEAMHEAFIGYIVETDPDVLTGWNFDDFDMPYLVDRLDVLGIESDRLSRVEEVWTSGWGGPNVKGRVVFDLLYAYQRTKRSELDSYRLDAVGEQELDVGKERYAGDIGDLWENDPERLLEYNLRDVELCVEIDRKQSIVAFWDEARKLVGCKLEDATTPGDAVDMYVLHKAYGEFVLPSKGQQEAEEFEGGAVFDPITGVKENVSVLDLKSLYPMSMVTINASPETKVDPEEFDGETYKTPTGVHFRKEPDGIIREMVDELLTERDDKKELRDQHDPDSEPYARFDRQQAAVKVIMNSLYGVFGWDRFRLYDREMSAGVTSTNREVISFTEDAANDFGYEVAYGDTDSVMLELGSELSKEEAIETSFDIEDHINASYDEFARERLNAEEHRFQIEFEKLYRRFFQAGTKKRYAGHIVWKEGKDVDDIDITGFEYKRSDIAPITKEVQKRVIELVVVEGDVDGVEEYVHDVIEDFREGNVDLDDIGIPGGIGKRLDNYDTDTAQVRGAKYANLLLGTNFDRGSKPKRLYLAKVHPEFFRRVEDERPSINEDPLYVEFKTDHDVICYEYADQIPDEFEVDYDVMLDKTLKGPIERILEALDVSWEEVKTGQTQTGLGSFT from the coding sequence ATGAGCAACACGGACCTCTCCCAGTTCATGCACGAGGGCGGGGAGTCGGACGAGCAATCGCCCGACGAGGACGTCGTGCACGCGGAAGCGGAGGTCGTGGCCGGCGACGCCGACCCGGTCGTGACCGAGATCGTGAACGCGGAGGCGGACGCGCTCCCGGACGCCGACGGCGACGTCGAACTGATGGTGACCCAGGTCGACTACACCGTCGAGGGGAGCGGCGACCGGCAGCGCCCGGTCGTCCACGTCTTCGGCCGCACCGACGACGACGAGGCCGAGCACGTCCGCGTCCACGGCTTCCGCCCGTACTTCTACGCGCCGACGGCGAATCTCACGGCGGACGACCTGACCGACGACGTCATCACCGGCTCCGAGGACGGCTACGAGTCCATCCGTGGCGAGGAACTGACGAAGATCTACGGCCGTACCCCGCGGGACGTCGGGAACGTCCGCGACCGCTTCGACCACTACGAGGCGGACATCCTCTTCCCGAACCGCCTGCTCATCGACAAGGACATCACGAGCGGCGTCCGCGTGCCCGAGCGCCGCGCCGACGACGGCGCCCTCTATGTCCACCACGACGAGATCGTGGCCTGCGACGTGGACGCCAGCCTCCGCGTCAACACCTTCGACATCGAGGTCGACGACCGCTCTGGGTTCCCGGAGGACGGCGAGGAACCGGTCGTCTGCCTCGCGAGCCACGACTCCTTCCGTGACGAGTACATCGTCTGGCTGTTCGAGGCACCCGACGCCACCACCGACTCGCCCGACGACCTCGCCGACCACGACCTCCTCGACGAGGACGCGGCGGCGGACGTGCGCGTCTTCGACACCGAGGAGGCGATGCACGAGGCGTTCATCGGTTACATCGTCGAGACCGACCCGGACGTGCTCACGGGGTGGAACTTCGACGACTTCGACATGCCGTACCTCGTCGACCGCCTCGACGTGCTCGGCATCGAGTCCGACCGCCTCTCGCGCGTCGAGGAGGTGTGGACTTCCGGCTGGGGTGGCCCGAACGTGAAGGGTCGCGTCGTCTTCGACCTGCTGTACGCCTACCAGCGCACGAAGCGCTCCGAACTCGACTCCTACCGCCTCGACGCGGTCGGCGAGCAGGAACTCGACGTCGGGAAGGAGCGCTACGCCGGCGACATCGGGGACCTCTGGGAGAACGACCCCGAGCGCCTGCTGGAGTACAACCTCCGGGACGTCGAACTCTGCGTGGAGATCGACCGCAAGCAGTCTATCGTGGCGTTCTGGGACGAGGCCCGGAAGCTGGTGGGCTGCAAACTCGAGGACGCGACGACGCCCGGCGACGCGGTGGACATGTACGTCCTGCACAAGGCGTACGGCGAGTTCGTGCTGCCGTCGAAGGGCCAGCAGGAGGCCGAGGAGTTCGAGGGCGGCGCGGTGTTCGACCCCATCACGGGCGTCAAGGAGAACGTCTCCGTGCTCGACCTGAAGAGCCTCTACCCGATGTCGATGGTGACCATCAACGCGTCGCCGGAGACGAAGGTCGACCCCGAGGAGTTCGACGGCGAGACGTACAAGACGCCGACTGGCGTCCACTTCCGGAAGGAACCCGACGGCATCATCCGGGAGATGGTCGACGAACTGCTCACCGAGCGCGACGACAAGAAGGAACTCCGCGACCAGCACGACCCGGACTCGGAGCCGTACGCCCGCTTCGACCGCCAGCAGGCAGCCGTGAAGGTCATCATGAACAGTCTGTACGGCGTGTTCGGCTGGGACCGCTTCCGGCTGTACGACCGGGAGATGAGCGCGGGCGTGACGTCGACGAACCGGGAGGTCATCTCGTTCACCGAGGACGCCGCCAACGACTTCGGCTACGAGGTGGCCTACGGCGACACCGACAGCGTGATGCTCGAACTCGGCAGCGAACTCTCGAAGGAGGAGGCCATCGAGACGTCCTTCGACATCGAGGACCACATCAACGCGTCCTACGACGAGTTCGCCCGGGAGCGACTCAACGCCGAGGAGCACCGCTTCCAGATCGAGTTCGAGAAGCTCTACCGCCGGTTCTTCCAGGCGGGGACGAAGAAGCGCTACGCCGGCCACATCGTCTGGAAGGAGGGCAAGGACGTCGACGACATCGACATCACTGGCTTCGAGTACAAGCGCTCGGACATCGCGCCCATCACGAAGGAGGTCCAGAAGCGCGTCATCGAACTGGTCGTCGTGGAGGGCGACGTCGACGGCGTCGAGGAGTACGTCCACGACGTTATCGAGGACTTCCGCGAGGGGAACGTCGACCTCGACGACATCGGCATCCCGGGCGGCATCGGGAAGCGCCTCGACAACTACGACACGGACACTGCGCAGGTCCGGGGCGCGAAGTACGCCAACCTCCTGCTGGGGACGAACTTCGACCGGGGCTCGAAACCCAAGCGCCTCTACCTGGCGAAGGTCCACCCCGAGTTCTTCCGCCGCGTGGAGGACGAGCGACCGAGTATCAACGAGGACCCCCTGTACGTCGAGTTCAAGACCGACCACGACGTCATCTGCTACGAGTACGCCGACCAGATTCCCGACGAGTTCGAGGTGGACTACGACGTGATGCTCGACAAGACGCTGAAGGGCCCCATCGAGCGCATTCTGGAGGCGTTAGACGTCTCCTGGGAGGAGGTCAAGACGGGCCAGACCCAGACCGGTCTCGGCAGTTTCACGTGA
- a CDS encoding ABC transporter ATP-binding protein: MATLELKNVHAEVAEDGGETILNGVDLEVPSGEIHALMGPNGSGKSTTSKIVAGHPAYEVTEGEVLLHLEDSDFGDVEIPDDKRTWNLLELEPNERAALGIYLGFQYPAEIEGVTLVNFLRTALNAKLEERDELLFGEDEDEDDEDAGYETSPMEGPADEGEVSVADFQALLSEKMELLDMDESFATRYLNAGFSGGEKKQNEVLQAAVLEPSIAVLDEIDSGLDIDRLQDVADGINALRDEQDAGILQITHYQRILDYVEPDRIHIMLDGEIAMEGDAELAKKLEDEGYDWVRDQVYGTA; encoded by the coding sequence ATGGCTACGCTAGAACTCAAAAACGTACACGCGGAAGTGGCAGAGGACGGTGGAGAGACGATTCTCAACGGGGTCGACCTCGAAGTTCCGTCGGGCGAGATCCACGCCCTGATGGGCCCGAACGGCTCCGGAAAGTCGACCACGTCGAAGATCGTCGCCGGGCACCCGGCCTACGAGGTGACCGAGGGCGAAGTGCTGCTCCACCTCGAGGACAGCGACTTCGGCGACGTCGAGATCCCCGACGACAAGCGGACGTGGAACCTCCTCGAACTGGAGCCGAACGAGCGCGCCGCGCTCGGCATCTACCTCGGCTTCCAGTACCCCGCCGAGATCGAGGGCGTCACGCTCGTCAACTTCCTCCGCACCGCGCTCAACGCGAAACTCGAGGAGCGCGACGAACTCCTCTTCGGCGAGGACGAGGACGAAGACGACGAGGACGCGGGCTACGAGACCTCCCCGATGGAGGGGCCCGCCGACGAAGGCGAGGTCAGCGTCGCCGACTTCCAGGCGCTGCTCTCCGAGAAGATGGAGCTGCTCGACATGGACGAGTCGTTCGCCACGCGCTACCTCAACGCCGGCTTCTCCGGCGGCGAGAAGAAGCAGAACGAGGTCCTCCAGGCCGCAGTCCTCGAGCCCTCGATCGCGGTGCTCGACGAGATCGACTCCGGCCTCGACATCGACCGCCTCCAGGACGTCGCCGACGGCATCAACGCCCTGCGCGACGAACAGGACGCCGGCATCCTCCAGATCACCCACTACCAGCGCATCCTCGACTACGTCGAGCCCGACCGCATCCACATCATGCTGGACGGCGAGATCGCCATGGAGGGCGACGCGGAGCTCGCCAAGAAGCTAGAGGACGAGGGCTACGACTGGGTCCGCGACCAGGTCTACGGTACGGCCTAA
- the sufB gene encoding Fe-S cluster assembly protein SufB, producing MSSDQDHLEETDTEARFEFKKEESSAFKSEKGLNEETIRLISDDKDEPDWMLERRLRALKQYQKMPMPTDWPGQPDLSELDVGEIVPYIRPDVDKRAGVDDWEELPEEIRDTFEQLGIPEAEREALSGVGAQYESEVVYQNMQERWEEKGVIFCNMDEAVREYPELVKEHFMTKCVPPSDNKFAALHGAVWSGGSFVYVPEDVTVNMPVQAYFRMNSEGMGQFEHTLIIAEPGSEVHYIEGCSAPKYGTHNLHSGGVEVFVKEDAHVQYSTVQNWSKNTFNLNTKRAIVEENATMEWVSGSMGSKATMLYPSSILKGRGATDNHITIAFAGEGQDIDTGAKVYHNAPDTKSTIESKSIAKDGGRTNYRGLVHIADGAENSSTSVECDALMFDNESTSDTMPYMEINESKVDVAHEATVGKIGDEDVFYLQSRGLDDDDAKQMIVAGFIEPITEELPIEYAVELNRLIELEMEGSLG from the coding sequence ATGAGTTCAGACCAAGACCACCTCGAAGAGACAGACACCGAGGCCCGATTCGAGTTCAAGAAGGAGGAGAGTTCCGCCTTCAAGTCCGAGAAGGGCCTCAACGAGGAGACCATCCGGCTCATCTCCGACGACAAGGACGAGCCGGACTGGATGCTCGAGCGCCGTCTGCGCGCGCTCAAACAGTACCAGAAGATGCCGATGCCGACGGACTGGCCGGGACAGCCCGACCTCTCCGAACTCGACGTCGGGGAGATCGTCCCGTACATCCGCCCCGACGTCGACAAGCGCGCCGGCGTGGACGACTGGGAGGAACTCCCCGAGGAGATCCGGGACACCTTCGAACAGCTGGGCATCCCCGAGGCCGAGCGCGAGGCGCTCTCCGGCGTCGGCGCCCAGTACGAGTCCGAAGTCGTCTACCAGAACATGCAGGAGCGCTGGGAGGAGAAGGGCGTCATCTTCTGCAACATGGACGAGGCCGTCCGGGAGTACCCGGAACTCGTCAAGGAGCACTTCATGACGAAGTGCGTGCCACCGAGTGACAACAAGTTCGCCGCGCTCCACGGGGCCGTCTGGTCCGGCGGGAGCTTCGTCTACGTCCCCGAGGACGTGACGGTGAACATGCCCGTGCAGGCGTACTTCCGGATGAACTCGGAGGGCATGGGCCAGTTCGAGCACACGCTCATCATCGCCGAACCCGGCAGCGAAGTCCACTACATCGAGGGCTGTTCCGCACCGAAGTACGGCACCCACAACCTCCACTCCGGCGGCGTCGAGGTGTTCGTCAAGGAGGACGCCCACGTGCAGTACTCGACCGTGCAGAACTGGTCGAAGAACACGTTCAACCTCAACACCAAGCGCGCCATCGTCGAGGAGAACGCCACGATGGAGTGGGTCTCCGGCAGCATGGGGTCGAAGGCCACCATGCTCTACCCCTCCTCCATCCTGAAGGGCCGCGGCGCGACGGACAACCACATCACCATCGCGTTCGCGGGCGAGGGCCAGGACATCGACACCGGCGCGAAGGTCTACCACAACGCGCCGGACACGAAGTCCACCATCGAGTCGAAGTCCATCGCGAAAGACGGCGGCCGCACGAACTACCGCGGCCTCGTCCACATCGCGGACGGCGCGGAGAACTCCTCAACGTCCGTCGAGTGTGACGCGCTGATGTTCGACAACGAGTCCACCAGCGACACCATGCCGTACATGGAGATCAACGAGTCGAAGGTGGACGTCGCCCACGAGGCGACCGTCGGCAAGATCGGGGACGAGGACGTCTTCTACCTCCAGTCCCGCGGTCTCGACGACGACGACGCCAAGCAGATGATCGTCGCGGGCTTCATCGAGCCCATCACGGAGGAACTGCCCATCGAGTACGCAGTCGAGCTCAACCGCCTCATCGAACTCGAGATGGAGGGGAGCCTCGGATAA
- the sufD gene encoding Fe-S cluster assembly protein SufD, with product MSTQIHKDISEETVRQLAAERDEPEWLLQTRLEALNALDDLDYPNVIQTPGRKWTNLEDLDFEALVDPLTQTENKDQVGPEDVRVESFHAALQDDDLAELVEETFGSVVDPQQNRLNALSTALFTTGTVVHVPEGVDAEDVKIRTSMNSRSLFNYTLVVTEKNSSVTILERQDTGDDVDGERYYSGIVEVDAGENSYVQYGSLQDFDQQTYNYTAKRGDADTYSTVNWIEGNLGSRLTKTSVSTELNGDSSETKIVGAFFGHDDQHFDLDAKVWHRAEHTTADLVTRGVIDDHARSVYEGVQDVGRDAWDTSSYQRENTLMLSDESEADASPKLIINNHDTEASHSATVGQIDQEDLFYMQNRGVPVQAATNMLVEGFFVPVLEEIEVDELREDLEARIHELLR from the coding sequence ATGAGTACGCAGATCCACAAGGACATCTCCGAAGAGACGGTACGCCAGCTCGCCGCCGAGCGCGACGAGCCCGAGTGGCTCCTCCAGACCCGCCTGGAGGCCCTCAACGCGCTCGACGACCTCGACTACCCGAACGTCATCCAGACGCCCGGTCGGAAGTGGACGAACCTCGAGGACCTCGACTTCGAGGCCCTCGTCGACCCGCTCACCCAGACCGAGAACAAGGACCAGGTCGGTCCCGAGGACGTCCGCGTCGAGTCGTTCCACGCGGCGCTCCAGGACGACGACCTCGCCGAACTCGTCGAGGAGACGTTCGGTAGCGTCGTCGACCCGCAGCAGAACCGCCTGAACGCGCTCTCCACGGCGCTGTTCACGACGGGCACCGTCGTTCACGTGCCCGAGGGCGTCGACGCCGAGGACGTGAAGATCCGGACGTCGATGAACTCCCGCTCGCTGTTCAACTACACGCTCGTCGTCACCGAGAAGAACTCCTCGGTGACCATCCTGGAGCGCCAGGACACCGGCGACGACGTCGACGGCGAACGCTACTACAGCGGCATCGTCGAGGTCGACGCGGGCGAGAACTCCTACGTCCAGTACGGCAGCCTGCAGGACTTCGACCAGCAGACGTACAACTACACCGCCAAGCGCGGCGACGCCGACACCTACAGCACGGTGAACTGGATCGAGGGCAACCTCGGCTCCCGGCTCACAAAGACGAGCGTCTCCACGGAGCTCAACGGCGACTCCAGCGAGACGAAGATCGTCGGCGCGTTCTTCGGCCACGACGACCAGCACTTCGACCTCGACGCGAAGGTCTGGCATCGCGCCGAGCACACGACCGCCGACCTCGTCACCCGCGGCGTCATCGACGACCACGCGCGCTCCGTCTACGAGGGCGTCCAGGACGTCGGCCGTGACGCGTGGGACACGAGCTCCTACCAGCGCGAGAACACCCTGATGCTGAGCGACGAGAGCGAGGCCGACGCCTCCCCGAAGCTCATCATCAACAACCACGACACGGAGGCCTCCCACTCCGCGACGGTCGGCCAGATCGACCAGGAGGACCTCTTCTACATGCAGAACCGCGGCGTCCCCGTGCAGGCCGCGACGAACATGCTCGTCGAGGGCTTCTTCGTCCCCGTCCTAGAGGAGATCGAGGTCGACGAACTCCGCGAGGACCTCGAAGCGCGCATCCACGAACTGCTCCGGTAA
- a CDS encoding ferritin-like domain-containing protein, with protein sequence MSSVAARVDTDAQLARLLQIGVVLEEVVEARAHRHYQSLPAEERDEDIEALLSDASEESAEHRQQLEALIEDLDAESIPFEDVKDLVAQSYGKTGPEDFDGVLYDQLHGEETAYKFYDDLLDAVEASDAEFGVDRAALLDTLREIREAEAGGVEEVAKLMEDRA encoded by the coding sequence GTGAGTTCAGTCGCCGCACGCGTCGACACCGACGCCCAGCTCGCGCGCCTCCTCCAGATCGGCGTCGTCCTCGAGGAGGTCGTGGAGGCCCGCGCACACCGCCACTACCAGTCGCTGCCCGCCGAGGAGCGCGACGAGGACATCGAGGCGCTTCTCTCGGACGCCAGCGAAGAGTCCGCCGAACACCGCCAGCAGCTCGAAGCGCTCATCGAGGACCTCGACGCGGAGAGCATCCCGTTCGAGGACGTCAAGGACCTCGTCGCCCAGAGCTACGGGAAGACCGGCCCGGAGGACTTCGACGGCGTGCTGTACGACCAGTTGCACGGGGAGGAGACGGCGTACAAGTTCTACGACGACCTGCTCGATGCCGTGGAGGCGAGCGACGCCGAGTTCGGTGTCGACCGCGCGGCGCTACTCGACACGCTCCGCGAGATACGCGAAGCCGAGGCCGGCGGCGTCGAGGAGGTAGCGAAACTGATGGAGGACCGCGCATGA
- a CDS encoding metal-dependent transcriptional regulator, with amino-acid sequence MNTADQYLKTIFLVEQLHDGPAATGELADRLGVSPASVNEMIGKLEDRGLVTHEKYKGAAVTDDGEALAREALQTYCILERFLANVLDVEDFRAEARQLEPVIDETVADRLDMIIDREPQCPDCFDADEDACTLLVEERVEADD; translated from the coding sequence ATGAATACGGCTGACCAGTACCTCAAGACGATCTTCCTCGTCGAACAGCTCCACGACGGGCCGGCGGCGACCGGCGAACTCGCCGACCGCCTCGGCGTCAGCCCCGCGAGCGTCAACGAGATGATCGGCAAGCTGGAGGACCGCGGGCTCGTCACCCACGAGAAGTACAAGGGTGCGGCTGTCACGGACGACGGCGAGGCGCTCGCCCGCGAGGCCCTCCAGACGTACTGCATCCTCGAGCGGTTCCTCGCGAACGTCCTCGACGTCGAGGACTTCCGGGCGGAAGCCCGCCAGCTCGAACCCGTCATCGACGAGACGGTCGCCGACCGCCTCGACATGATCATCGACCGCGAACCGCAGTGTCCGGACTGCTTCGACGCCGACGAGGACGCCTGCACGCTGCTCGTCGAGGAGCGCGTCGAGGCCGACGACTGA
- a CDS encoding HNH endonuclease — protein sequence MDCPTCGKALATEQGTRQHHTKVHGNPLPNRTCEDCGVEFYDPKSRRTYCEKCYSEAGDKNGNYSGAKETTECDRCGDRFEYYPSDKDGIYCSKCVANADGLFPNDGSPETKVEVACEHCGSTLKRHPSRIESASYGVFCDLDCYGTWLSNNVVGEDHHQWRGGTVPYGPTWWAVRRTALERDNYECQKCGAGVAELGRNPDVHHIEPVREFENPEAAHQLDNVICLCRPCHRCIEDGDMVLPACTP from the coding sequence ATGGACTGTCCGACATGTGGCAAGGCGCTCGCCACTGAGCAAGGCACGCGCCAGCACCACACGAAAGTTCACGGTAACCCTCTTCCAAACCGGACGTGTGAGGACTGTGGCGTTGAGTTTTACGACCCGAAGTCACGCCGGACGTACTGTGAGAAGTGCTATTCGGAGGCCGGCGACAAGAACGGAAACTACTCCGGTGCGAAGGAGACGACGGAGTGCGACCGATGTGGTGACCGCTTCGAGTACTATCCGTCAGACAAAGACGGCATCTATTGCTCCAAATGCGTGGCCAACGCGGATGGCCTGTTCCCCAACGATGGCTCCCCGGAGACGAAGGTTGAGGTGGCCTGTGAACACTGTGGTTCGACGCTAAAGCGACATCCGTCTCGGATCGAGTCCGCGTCGTACGGCGTGTTCTGCGACCTCGATTGTTACGGGACGTGGTTATCGAACAACGTCGTCGGGGAGGACCACCATCAGTGGCGGGGCGGAACGGTTCCCTACGGCCCCACGTGGTGGGCGGTTCGCCGGACCGCGTTGGAACGTGACAATTACGAGTGTCAGAAGTGTGGTGCTGGAGTCGCGGAGCTGGGCCGCAACCCGGATGTCCACCATATCGAACCCGTCCGAGAGTTCGAAAATCCGGAAGCGGCTCATCAGTTAGACAACGTAATCTGCCTGTGTCGGCCCTGTCATCGCTGCATCGAGGATGGTGACATGGTTCTCCCCGCCTGCACGCCCTGA
- a CDS encoding AI-2E family transporter, with translation MDWTRGFLLAVVLVLLVASVFLVLPFLNYFLLSVFLGFVLMPLQTRLETVTKPSVAAGTIVLLTSVVIILPLLYVLRIVLVEGTTLLERIQAGELDIAGVERSIQRLTGEPVDIAGGLRSAASDVGPGAFDSILGLLGTVTHTVIGVGLALFLLYYFLRDADTFERWLRARLPLPEHVQDELHSEFRNILWAVLLGHVFVAAVQGGIAGIGLVVTGIPNAFFWTAVMIVLSLLPIVGSFLVWGPASVYLFLVNDPIAALGLFVYGTIVVGISDDYLRPIVVDHYAQLNPSIIIIGVLGGIYVIGFMGIFFGPIVIGSLKAALDVFHSEHGMSL, from the coding sequence ATGGACTGGACGCGTGGATTCCTGTTGGCCGTGGTTCTGGTGTTGCTGGTAGCGTCGGTGTTCCTCGTGCTCCCCTTCCTCAACTACTTCCTGCTGTCGGTGTTCCTCGGGTTCGTCCTGATGCCGCTCCAGACGCGTCTGGAGACGGTGACGAAACCGAGTGTCGCGGCGGGCACTATCGTCCTCCTGACCAGCGTGGTCATCATCCTTCCCCTGCTGTACGTGCTCAGAATCGTCCTCGTCGAGGGGACGACCCTGCTGGAGCGCATCCAGGCGGGAGAACTGGACATCGCCGGCGTGGAGCGATCGATCCAGCGACTGACGGGCGAACCGGTCGACATCGCGGGAGGGCTGCGTTCGGCCGCCTCCGACGTCGGCCCCGGCGCGTTCGACAGCATCCTCGGTCTCCTCGGCACCGTCACGCACACGGTCATCGGCGTCGGACTGGCGCTGTTCCTCCTCTACTACTTCCTCAGGGACGCCGACACGTTCGAGCGGTGGCTCAGGGCCCGACTCCCACTCCCCGAGCACGTCCAGGACGAACTCCACTCGGAGTTCCGGAACATCCTCTGGGCGGTACTCCTCGGGCACGTCTTCGTCGCCGCCGTCCAGGGTGGTATCGCCGGAATCGGCCTCGTCGTCACCGGCATCCCGAACGCGTTCTTCTGGACGGCCGTGATGATCGTCCTCTCGCTGTTGCCCATCGTCGGCTCGTTCCTCGTCTGGGGCCCAGCGTCGGTCTACCTCTTCCTCGTCAACGACCCAATCGCCGCGCTCGGCCTGTTCGTCTACGGCACTATCGTCGTCGGCATCTCCGACGACTACCTCCGGCCCATCGTCGTGGACCACTACGCACAGCTCAACCCCAGTATCATCATCATCGGCGTCCTCGGCGGCATCTACGTCATCGGGTTCATGGGCATCTTCTTCGGCCCCATCGTCATCGGGTCGCTGAAGGCAGCCCTCGACGTCTTCCACTCCGAACACGGCATGTCGCTGTGA
- a CDS encoding hybrid sensor histidine kinase/response regulator: MDDSIRVLHVDDEPGFAEVAAEFLERQDDRIEVVTATAANEGMDRLAAGGVDCVVSDFDMPGTNGLEFLEDVRADDPDLPFILFTGKGSEAVASEAFSAGATDYLQKQAGTDQYTVLANRVLNYVETAQVETQRKRQLNAMEAAEEGISILNDDEQFVYVNEAYANLYGYEPAEIVGEHWSFVYPDEEVAIVREEVLPELYEEGNWHGKTTGLRADGTTFVEDHTLATTDRGSLVCTVRDATERKEHGRALAALHEAASDLEAAESEAAVYEVLVDAAEGILDFDLVAVDVVEDGALVQRAWTLDLDTEGYFERTPLDEDTFATRSHHRQETIVVDDLRENDITPADPEYRSALTVPIAEHGTFQAVSRDTAAFDEADRELTELLVGHAREALTRLERQRELRERTEALKRQNDRLEEFATIVSHDLRTPLNVAEGRLQLLREQTDSDHLDEIEDALDRMATLINDTLTLARQGQLVTERETVDVTDLVTQCWGLVATPEATLDVVDERSVRADGARLQQVFENLFRNAIEHAGESVTVRVGVLDDDRGFYVEDDGPGIPVEERESVFERGHTTSEEGTGFGLAIVAEIVDAHGWAVDLTESEVGGARFEISGVDVQSSRAATVDQ; this comes from the coding sequence ATGGACGATTCGATCCGCGTCCTCCACGTCGACGACGAACCCGGGTTCGCGGAGGTGGCGGCCGAGTTCCTCGAGCGGCAGGACGACCGCATCGAGGTGGTCACTGCCACGGCGGCGAACGAGGGGATGGACCGTCTGGCCGCCGGCGGCGTCGACTGCGTCGTCTCGGACTTCGACATGCCGGGGACGAACGGCCTGGAGTTCCTCGAGGACGTCCGGGCGGACGACCCCGACCTGCCGTTCATCCTGTTCACCGGGAAGGGCTCGGAGGCGGTCGCGAGCGAGGCGTTCTCGGCGGGAGCGACGGACTACCTCCAGAAACAGGCGGGGACGGACCAGTACACGGTGCTGGCCAACCGCGTGCTGAACTACGTCGAGACGGCACAGGTGGAGACCCAGCGCAAGCGACAGCTGAACGCGATGGAGGCCGCCGAGGAGGGGATCAGCATCCTGAACGACGACGAGCAGTTCGTCTACGTGAACGAGGCGTACGCCAACCTCTACGGCTACGAACCGGCGGAGATCGTGGGCGAACACTGGTCGTTCGTCTACCCCGACGAGGAGGTCGCGATAGTCCGCGAGGAGGTACTGCCGGAACTGTACGAGGAGGGGAACTGGCACGGGAAGACGACGGGCCTCCGCGCGGACGGCACGACGTTCGTCGAGGACCACACGCTGGCGACGACCGACCGTGGCTCGCTCGTCTGTACGGTGCGGGACGCCACCGAACGCAAGGAGCACGGTCGCGCGCTGGCGGCGCTCCACGAGGCGGCCAGCGACCTCGAGGCGGCCGAGAGCGAGGCCGCGGTGTACGAGGTACTCGTCGACGCCGCGGAGGGCATCCTCGACTTCGACCTGGTGGCCGTGGACGTCGTCGAAGACGGCGCGCTCGTCCAGCGGGCGTGGACGCTCGACCTCGACACGGAGGGGTACTTCGAGCGGACTCCCCTCGACGAGGACACGTTCGCGACCCGCTCGCACCACCGCCAGGAGACGATCGTCGTCGACGACCTCCGCGAGAACGACATCACGCCGGCCGACCCCGAGTACCGCTCGGCGCTGACGGTGCCGATCGCCGAACACGGGACGTTCCAGGCGGTCTCCCGGGACACCGCCGCCTTTGACGAGGCCGACCGCGAACTCACGGAGTTGCTCGTCGGACACGCACGGGAGGCACTGACGCGCCTCGAACGGCAGCGAGAGCTCCGCGAGCGCACGGAGGCCCTGAAGCGGCAGAACGACCGCCTAGAGGAGTTCGCCACCATCGTCAGCCACGACCTCCGGACGCCACTCAACGTCGCGGAGGGGCGACTCCAACTCCTCAGGGAGCAGACCGACAGCGACCACCTCGACGAGATCGAGGACGCCCTCGACCGGATGGCGACGCTCATCAACGACACGCTGACGCTCGCCCGGCAGGGCCAGCTGGTCACCGAGCGGGAGACGGTCGACGTCACCGACCTCGTCACCCAGTGCTGGGGTCTGGTCGCGACGCCGGAGGCGACCCTCGACGTCGTCGACGAGCGGTCGGTTCGGGCCGACGGAGCGCGGCTCCAACAGGTGTTCGAGAACCTGTTCCGCAACGCCATCGAGCACGCCGGCGAGTCGGTGACGGTCCGCGTCGGCGTGCTCGACGACGACCGCGGGTTCTACGTCGAGGACGACGGCCCCGGTATCCCCGTGGAGGAACGCGAGTCAGTGTTCGAACGCGGACACACGACCAGCGAGGAGGGCACCGGCTTCGGACTCGCCATCGTCGCGGAAATCGTCGACGCGCACGGGTGGGCAGTCGACCTCACCGAGAGCGAAGTGGGTGGCGCGCGCTTCGAGATCTCGGGCGTCGACGTGCAATCGTCTCGGGCAGCTACGGTCGATCAGTAG